Proteins encoded within one genomic window of Synechococcus sp. PCC 7335:
- a CDS encoding GNAT family N-acetyltransferase, with protein MDGRNIQFRYMQTFSPCELEQVCDLFERAAFWAKTRKPEEMAVAIAHSHPVVIAWASEHLIGFARATSDGVFRATIWDVVMHPNYQGAGLGRRLVETLIAHPHMNKVERTYLMTTYQQRFYERIGFEQNTTTTMVLHNQSIGLLQPTEIQRAEKAETVDA; from the coding sequence ATGGACGGTCGGAATATTCAGTTTCGCTATATGCAAACGTTCTCGCCCTGTGAGCTTGAGCAGGTATGTGATTTGTTTGAGCGAGCTGCATTTTGGGCTAAGACAAGAAAACCAGAAGAGATGGCCGTCGCGATCGCGCATAGCCATCCAGTCGTGATAGCATGGGCCAGCGAGCACCTGATAGGATTCGCTAGAGCAACATCAGACGGCGTATTTAGAGCTACCATCTGGGACGTTGTCATGCATCCTAACTATCAAGGGGCTGGGCTAGGTCGCAGATTAGTAGAGACTTTAATTGCCCATCCCCATATGAACAAAGTAGAGCGCACCTATCTGATGACTACCTATCAGCAGCGCTTTTATGAACGAATTGGGTTTGAGCAGAACACCACCACTACAATGGTTCTACACAACCAATCAATCGGCCTGCTACAGCCAACAGAAATACAGCGAGCTGAGAAGGCTGAAACTGTAGATGCGTAG
- a CDS encoding cyclic peptide export ABC transporter, with product MDLIVFLFKSSWKALSIALFTGVVSGGCSAGLIALISKTAAEPGTPPGLLAIFFVALGIVALFTAMLSRILLIRFSQSAVFELQMQLSRQILATELKPLETIGLPRLLVVLTEDVQAIATAAGVVPMLIINIASAAGCMLYISWLSWQVLALVAVLTLVASVSCRWFLVAGWRGLNEAREHQDRLFQHFRTLIDGIKELKLHPIGQQDFLEADLSQTALQLRKANERGMSQFAVVDSWGKFIYFFAVGLILFALPYWIGISLETRFGYLLTFTYVLGPMESLVNKIPFLSRASIALQKIKSLGLTLSNTRLATGSTVVKSSTAPLASDSWHQLTLKETTHAYRTDQGDREFTLGPINLTVHPGELIFIIGGNGSGKSTLAKLLTGLYSPQSGTIHLDDQLITAQNQNWYRQHFSVVFSDFYLFERLLGFSESSDDRQAQAYLAKLQLDHKVSISRGRFSTTNLSQGQRKRLTLLSAYLEDRPIYLFDEWAADQDPTFKDIFYTQFLTDLKAKGRTLFVISHDDRYFHLADRIIKLDYGSVTFDQAPTPQAYAG from the coding sequence ATGGATCTCATCGTCTTTTTGTTCAAATCTTCCTGGAAAGCGTTGTCCATAGCTCTGTTTACAGGCGTGGTAAGCGGAGGATGCAGTGCGGGCTTAATTGCACTGATTAGTAAGACGGCTGCAGAGCCTGGAACGCCACCAGGACTTCTAGCTATCTTCTTTGTGGCTCTAGGCATTGTTGCTTTGTTCACTGCTATGCTGTCTCGTATTCTGCTGATTCGCTTCTCTCAGTCGGCGGTATTCGAGCTACAAATGCAGTTGAGTCGTCAGATTCTAGCAACTGAGCTTAAGCCACTAGAAACAATTGGTTTACCTAGACTTTTGGTAGTGCTGACAGAAGATGTGCAGGCGATCGCCACCGCAGCGGGCGTCGTGCCTATGCTAATTATCAATATCGCCAGTGCCGCAGGCTGTATGCTCTACATCTCCTGGCTTTCGTGGCAGGTGCTGGCACTCGTGGCTGTTCTAACTTTAGTGGCTTCTGTGAGCTGTCGATGGTTTTTAGTGGCCGGCTGGCGCGGACTGAATGAAGCAAGAGAACATCAAGATCGGCTCTTTCAACATTTTCGTACGCTGATTGACGGTATCAAAGAGTTGAAGCTCCATCCTATTGGACAGCAGGACTTTTTAGAGGCTGATCTCTCACAGACTGCATTACAGCTGCGAAAAGCTAATGAGCGTGGCATGAGTCAGTTTGCGGTGGTCGATAGCTGGGGAAAGTTTATTTACTTCTTCGCAGTTGGGTTGATTCTCTTTGCGCTACCTTATTGGATTGGCATCAGCCTAGAGACCCGCTTTGGCTATCTTCTCACCTTTACCTATGTGCTTGGCCCGATGGAAAGCCTAGTTAACAAGATTCCTTTCCTCAGCCGCGCTAGCATCGCCCTCCAGAAAATAAAGTCATTAGGACTTACCCTTAGTAACACCAGACTAGCTACAGGTTCAACGGTTGTTAAAAGTTCTACTGCTCCATTGGCTTCCGATAGCTGGCATCAGCTAACGCTCAAAGAAACAACCCACGCCTATCGGACTGACCAAGGCGATCGCGAATTCACGCTCGGCCCAATTAATCTCACCGTTCACCCCGGCGAGTTAATCTTTATCATCGGCGGTAATGGCAGTGGCAAATCAACCCTTGCGAAGCTGCTGACCGGCCTCTACTCTCCTCAATCCGGTACTATTCATCTAGACGATCAGCTAATCACAGCCCAGAACCAAAATTGGTATCGTCAACACTTTTCTGTTGTATTTTCAGACTTTTATCTGTTTGAGCGGCTGCTTGGCTTTAGTGAGAGCAGTGACGATCGCCAAGCTCAAGCCTACCTAGCAAAACTTCAGCTCGACCACAAAGTCAGCATTAGTCGAGGTCGGTTTTCTACTACCAACCTTTCACAGGGCCAGCGAAAGCGCCTCACCCTGCTTAGTGCCTATCTAGAAGATCGGCCGATCTATCTATTCGACGAATGGGCTGCCGATCAAGATCCCACATTCAAGGATATTTTCTACACGCAGTTTCTCACTGATTTAAAGGCAAAAGGAAGAACGCTTTTTGTCATTAGTCACGATGATCGCTACTTTCATTTAGCCGATCGCATTATCAAACTTGACTACGGTAGCGTCACTTTCGATCAAGCCCCTACACCTCAAGCCTATGCAGGATAA
- the hpnA gene encoding hopanoid-associated sugar epimerase, translating into MQVFLTGGTGFIGANVVRLLLQENHSVRVLVREDSNLDNLEGLDVEKVIGTLNDLDLHEKMQGSEALFHIAAFYSLWQSDKEQLYRSNVDGTRNCLAAAKRAGIKRTVYTSSAAAIGLGPKGTPVDETHQSAADELIGHYRKSKYWAEQEALKAAKAGQDIVIVNPTSPIGEWDARPTPTGNIVLRFLRQKMPFYLDTGLNVIDVQDVAKGHLLALEKGHSGEQYILGNQDMKLKSMLDILENLTGISAPEKSIPVAVPLTVAWIEETFLSRLGKSPSVPLDGVRMGTKTMYYDASKAVKELGLPQTDISKALQRSVDWYVANGYVE; encoded by the coding sequence ATGCAGGTATTCTTAACGGGCGGCACAGGATTTATTGGAGCTAATGTTGTCCGGCTACTTCTTCAGGAAAATCATTCCGTCCGCGTACTTGTTAGAGAAGACAGTAATCTCGATAACTTGGAAGGGTTAGACGTTGAGAAAGTCATCGGCACTCTCAACGACCTTGATCTTCACGAAAAAATGCAGGGTTCCGAGGCGCTGTTTCATATCGCTGCATTTTATTCGCTCTGGCAATCGGACAAAGAACAGCTCTATCGCAGCAATGTAGACGGCACTCGCAACTGTTTGGCTGCCGCTAAGCGAGCCGGCATTAAGCGAACGGTTTACACAAGTTCGGCGGCGGCAATCGGTCTAGGGCCGAAGGGAACACCTGTAGATGAGACCCATCAGTCAGCGGCTGATGAGTTAATCGGCCACTACAGAAAATCAAAATACTGGGCAGAACAAGAGGCACTCAAAGCCGCTAAAGCCGGACAGGATATTGTGATTGTCAATCCAACTTCACCAATTGGAGAGTGGGACGCTAGGCCAACGCCGACTGGCAATATTGTTCTACGCTTCTTACGTCAGAAAATGCCGTTTTATCTAGACACTGGGCTGAATGTAATTGATGTGCAAGATGTGGCGAAGGGACATTTGCTAGCGCTTGAGAAAGGACATTCGGGTGAGCAATATATTTTAGGAAACCAAGATATGAAGCTAAAGTCCATGCTTGATATTTTGGAGAACTTAACCGGAATTAGTGCGCCAGAAAAGTCAATTCCTGTTGCTGTACCGCTGACGGTTGCCTGGATTGAAGAAACTTTCTTATCACGGCTAGGAAAATCACCATCTGTTCCATTAGACGGAGTGAGAATGGGAACAAAGACGATGTATTACGATGCTTCAAAAGCAGTGAAAGAACTAGGCTTACCGCAAACAGATATCTCTAAAGCTCTACAGCGATCGGTAGATTGGTATGTTGCAAACGGGTACGTAGAATAA
- the bchB gene encoding ferredoxin:protochlorophyllide reductase (ATP-dependent) subunit B — MELTLWTYEGPPHVGAMRVATSMEGVHYVLHAPQGDTYADLLFTMIERRDQRPPVTYTTFQARDLGGDTAEMVKTSVRDAYNRFSPQVMLVGESCTAELIQDQPGSLAESMNLPIPVVSLELPAYSKKENWGASETLYHLVRKLLLSKALPAGTQRPERDLAIRPKANIIGPTALGFRCRDDIQEVLKLLGEIGVDANVIAPLGATPEDLMRIPDADFNICLYPEIAQTTCDWLKRNFAQPIVKTVPIGVGATRDFVAEIGEVAGIDVSQVLNRSRSETLGNWNVSRVASSAIPGASRMPWYSRSVDSTYLTGKRVFIFGDATHAIAAARIATEELGFTLVGIGTYSRKFARQVREVAKQHGVEAVISDDYLAVETAVAEAAPELVLGTQMERHIAKRLGIPCAVISTPIHVQDVPARYSPQMGWEGANVIFDDWVHPLMMGLEEHLIGMFREDFEFAEGHMSHLHTAPPQEGNVDGVAAPTDEPVASNDAKHKSMAAAPDADVDSMGWSPDGLAELKKIPFFVRGKVKRNTEKFASDRGITSITVDTLYEAKAAIGK, encoded by the coding sequence ATGGAATTGACTCTGTGGACTTATGAAGGCCCTCCCCATGTCGGGGCCATGCGCGTAGCCACCTCGATGGAAGGCGTGCATTATGTGCTCCATGCGCCTCAAGGTGATACCTACGCCGATCTGTTGTTCACCATGATTGAGCGCCGCGATCAGCGCCCGCCCGTCACCTATACCACTTTCCAAGCAAGAGACTTAGGCGGCGACACTGCTGAAATGGTGAAAACCTCTGTACGCGATGCCTATAATCGCTTTTCACCGCAGGTAATGCTGGTGGGCGAAAGCTGCACAGCAGAGCTGATTCAAGATCAGCCCGGTTCGCTAGCTGAGAGTATGAATCTACCGATTCCGGTGGTGAGCTTGGAGCTGCCTGCTTACTCTAAAAAGGAAAACTGGGGGGCAAGCGAGACACTCTACCACTTAGTTAGGAAGCTATTGCTCTCTAAAGCACTGCCGGCGGGTACACAGCGACCTGAAAGAGATCTGGCCATTCGGCCCAAGGCAAATATCATCGGTCCGACCGCACTAGGTTTCCGCTGTCGTGACGACATTCAAGAAGTGCTAAAGCTGCTAGGGGAGATTGGCGTAGATGCCAATGTGATTGCGCCTTTGGGAGCAACGCCCGAGGACCTGATGCGGATTCCAGATGCAGACTTCAATATTTGTCTATATCCAGAAATCGCGCAGACTACCTGTGATTGGCTAAAGCGCAACTTTGCCCAGCCGATTGTGAAGACGGTGCCGATTGGCGTGGGGGCAACTCGCGACTTCGTCGCTGAGATTGGCGAGGTGGCCGGAATCGATGTTAGCCAAGTGCTTAATCGCTCTAGATCGGAGACTTTGGGCAACTGGAATGTCTCGCGGGTGGCGTCTTCTGCGATTCCAGGTGCATCGCGGATGCCTTGGTACTCTCGCTCGGTGGACTCGACTTACTTAACCGGTAAACGAGTGTTTATCTTTGGAGATGCGACTCATGCGATCGCGGCTGCTAGAATCGCGACAGAAGAACTCGGTTTCACATTAGTTGGCATCGGTACCTACAGCCGCAAGTTTGCTCGCCAGGTGCGTGAAGTCGCTAAGCAGCACGGCGTTGAAGCAGTGATTAGTGACGACTATCTAGCGGTTGAAACAGCGGTAGCTGAGGCTGCCCCTGAGCTGGTTTTAGGGACTCAAATGGAGCGTCATATTGCGAAGCGATTAGGAATTCCCTGCGCGGTCATCTCTACGCCGATCCATGTCCAAGATGTGCCCGCTCGCTACTCTCCTCAGATGGGTTGGGAAGGGGCAAATGTCATCTTCGATGACTGGGTGCATCCACTGATGATGGGCCTAGAAGAGCATCTAATTGGGATGTTTCGTGAGGACTTTGAATTTGCAGAAGGCCATATGAGCCATTTACATACAGCACCCCCTCAAGAGGGGAACGTTGACGGTGTAGCAGCACCTACAGATGAGCCTGTTGCTAGCAATGACGCTAAGCACAAATCCATGGCCGCAGCCCCAGATGCAGACGTAGACAGTATGGGCTGGAGCCCAGATGGTCTAGCTGAGCTAAAGAAGATTCCGTTCTTTGTCCGGGGGAAAGTAAAGCGGAATACTGAGAAATTTGCGAGCGATCGTGGTATTACTTCCATTACCGTAGACACCCTCTACGAAGCCAAAGCCGCGATTGGTAAATAA
- the bchL gene encoding ferredoxin:protochlorophyllide reductase (ATP-dependent) iron-sulfur ATP-binding protein, with protein MVVSNDLRPNVANKAVVNKGADGEGSVQVHQDESMKIDSGALVIAVYGKGGIGKSTTSSNLSAAFSRLGKRVLQIGCDPKHDSTFTLTKKMVPTVIDVLESVDFHSEELQTNDFMFEGYNGVMCIESGGPPAGTGCGGYVTGQTVKLLKEHHLFEDTDVVIFDVLGDVVCGGFAAPLQHAHYCLIVTANDFDSIFAMNRIVAAIQAKAKNYKVRLGGIIANRSEGTDQIDKFNERVGLKTLAHFKTVDAIRRSRLKKCTVFEMDEEPEVLEVQQEYLKLAKGMIEDAKPLEVNPLKDRDIFDLLGFE; from the coding sequence GTGGTAGTTTCAAACGACCTTCGACCTAACGTTGCCAACAAAGCTGTCGTTAATAAAGGTGCAGACGGCGAAGGCAGTGTCCAGGTCCATCAAGATGAGTCGATGAAGATTGACTCCGGGGCGTTGGTCATTGCTGTGTACGGTAAAGGTGGCATCGGTAAGTCAACCACTTCTTCCAACCTATCAGCGGCTTTCTCTCGGTTGGGTAAAAGAGTCTTACAAATCGGCTGCGATCCCAAGCACGACAGCACATTTACCCTAACCAAGAAGATGGTGCCTACAGTCATTGATGTGTTGGAGTCGGTAGATTTTCACTCCGAAGAGCTGCAGACCAACGACTTTATGTTTGAAGGCTATAACGGCGTCATGTGCATCGAGTCTGGCGGTCCTCCAGCAGGAACCGGCTGTGGTGGCTATGTAACTGGACAGACAGTGAAGCTATTAAAAGAGCATCATCTATTTGAAGATACCGATGTGGTGATCTTCGATGTGTTGGGTGATGTTGTGTGTGGCGGCTTCGCGGCTCCTTTACAACATGCTCACTACTGTTTGATTGTGACCGCTAATGACTTTGACTCGATCTTTGCAATGAATCGGATTGTGGCAGCGATTCAGGCAAAAGCGAAAAACTACAAGGTGAGACTAGGTGGCATTATTGCTAACCGTAGTGAAGGAACTGATCAAATTGATAAGTTCAACGAGCGTGTCGGCCTGAAAACGTTGGCACATTTCAAGACTGTGGACGCAATTCGCCGTAGTCGATTGAAGAAATGCACCGTGTTTGAAATGGACGAGGAGCCGGAAGTCTTGGAAGTCCAGCAAGAATACCTGAAGCTAGCGAAAGGAATGATTGAAGATGCTAAGCCACTAGAGGTGAACCCGCTAAAAGATAGAGACATCTTCGATCTGTTAGGGTTTGAATAA
- a CDS encoding sulfite oxidase-like oxidoreductase: MKFFEKPSTDLADRVPPGQHLAKGFPVLTYGDTPLVKTEAWQFAVSGLASSKTFSWQDFMDMPQTEFTADFHCVTRWSKLDVKWRGIKVVDFLKEIDVDPTATHVMEQCYGGYTTNISMEDFVKEENFFAHTLFDEPLPSEHGGPMRLVVPHLYAWKSAKWINGLEFLADMELGFWEKNGYHHRGEPFAEERYSSL, translated from the coding sequence ATGAAATTCTTTGAAAAACCCAGTACGGATTTAGCAGACCGTGTTCCGCCGGGCCAGCATTTGGCCAAAGGGTTTCCAGTCTTAACCTATGGTGATACGCCACTGGTTAAAACAGAAGCGTGGCAGTTCGCTGTTTCTGGTCTTGCTAGTTCTAAGACATTTTCATGGCAAGATTTCATGGATATGCCACAGACCGAGTTCACCGCAGATTTTCACTGTGTGACTAGGTGGAGCAAGCTAGACGTAAAGTGGCGTGGTATCAAGGTTGTAGATTTCTTGAAAGAGATTGACGTAGACCCGACGGCTACCCACGTTATGGAGCAATGCTATGGCGGCTACACCACTAATATTTCGATGGAAGACTTCGTCAAAGAAGAGAACTTTTTTGCGCATACACTCTTCGACGAACCGCTCCCAAGCGAGCACGGTGGCCCTATGCGGCTAGTGGTTCCACACTTGTACGCTTGGAAAAGTGCGAAGTGGATTAACGGTTTAGAATTTCTAGCAGATATGGAATTAGGATTTTGGGAGAAGAACGGCTATCATCACCGAGGCGAACCGTTTGCGGAAGAAAGGTATAGTTCGCTGTAA
- a CDS encoding lysophospholipid acyltransferase family protein: MNLAALSSLLTAIQTANEGLLAQPSQSPLDGWSLEDRDPAALQRVMQSMEWFYKHYFKVETDGWEQIPTNEAVIFVGSHNGGLPAPDLHMMLYDWCCRFGVEKPLYGLMSPKIWDVFPSVAKLATRVGAVQAHPKMAIAALNRGANIVVYPGGMQDVFRPYWQRHQIYFHQRKGFIKLAIKKGVPIVPLISCGAHSTFVVLTDIYPKMKMLHKLGMPWAFGVDPGVFPIYLGLPWGLSFGPLPHIPLPTKIHTRVCEPIRFDRYGSKALKDSRYIDECFEIVKRQMQRALDQLVRDYSD; encoded by the coding sequence ATGAATCTTGCTGCTCTATCTTCGCTTTTGACTGCGATACAGACTGCAAATGAAGGGCTGCTGGCTCAGCCTTCGCAGTCGCCTCTAGATGGCTGGTCTCTAGAAGATCGCGATCCGGCCGCATTACAGAGAGTGATGCAGTCAATGGAATGGTTCTACAAACATTACTTCAAGGTGGAAACAGACGGCTGGGAACAGATTCCAACCAATGAAGCCGTAATATTTGTGGGCTCTCATAATGGTGGACTGCCGGCGCCGGATCTGCACATGATGCTGTATGACTGGTGTTGTCGGTTCGGCGTTGAAAAACCGCTTTATGGCTTAATGAGCCCGAAGATATGGGATGTCTTTCCTTCTGTAGCCAAATTAGCGACACGGGTAGGCGCAGTGCAGGCGCATCCAAAAATGGCGATCGCAGCTCTCAACAGAGGAGCGAATATCGTCGTATATCCAGGCGGTATGCAGGACGTATTTCGCCCTTACTGGCAACGACACCAGATCTATTTTCATCAGCGCAAAGGATTCATCAAGCTAGCAATCAAAAAAGGTGTTCCTATCGTGCCGCTGATTTCTTGTGGGGCGCATTCTACATTTGTTGTATTAACCGATATTTATCCAAAGATGAAGATGTTACACAAACTAGGGATGCCGTGGGCTTTTGGGGTCGATCCAGGAGTTTTCCCAATCTACCTAGGATTGCCTTGGGGTTTGTCGTTCGGACCGCTACCCCACATCCCACTTCCTACAAAAATCCATACGCGCGTTTGTGAGCCGATTCGATTTGATCGCTATGGTAGTAAGGCCCTTAAAGATAGTCGCTATATCGATGAATGTTTTGAGATAGTGAAAAGGCAAATGCAAAGGGCGCTTGATCAGTTAGTGCGCGATTACAGCGACTAA
- a CDS encoding ferredoxin:protochlorophyllide reductase (ATP-dependent) subunit N — MALQACTDHPSETVSSDIPVLKERGQREVFCGLTGIVWLHRKMQDAFFLVVGSRTCAHLIQSAAGVMIFAEPRFGTAILGERDLAGLADANEELERVVEELLVRRPDINTLFLVGSCPSEVIKLDLAKAAEKLNHRHFPKTRVLNYSGSGIETTFTQGEDACLGSMVPVLPSKETDEPALMVVGSLADVVEDQFQRLFNQMGIGPVSFFPPRRAADLPSVGKGTKLLVAQPFLSETVRLLIARGAKLLPSPYPFGIEGTTAWLKTAAEAWEVDSEKFEAVIAPAVARANTGLERYRQELSGRKAFLFPDSQLEIPLARFLSRECGMELVEVGTPYIDRLLMDHEIALLPQGTALSEGQDVEKQLDRCRSARPDITVCGLGLANPLEAEGMATKWSIELVFSPLHGYDQAADLAELFTRSLERRKRLTV, encoded by the coding sequence ATGGCGCTACAGGCTTGCACAGATCATCCTAGTGAAACAGTCAGCTCTGATATACCTGTTCTCAAAGAACGTGGTCAGCGAGAAGTATTTTGCGGGCTAACAGGTATCGTTTGGTTGCACAGAAAGATGCAGGATGCCTTTTTCTTAGTGGTCGGCTCTCGAACCTGTGCCCACCTGATTCAATCGGCGGCGGGGGTCATGATCTTTGCGGAACCTCGATTTGGCACAGCAATTTTAGGCGAGCGCGATCTAGCAGGGCTTGCTGATGCGAATGAAGAGCTAGAGCGGGTTGTTGAAGAGCTACTAGTCCGTCGGCCCGATATTAATACTCTGTTTTTGGTCGGCTCTTGCCCTTCTGAGGTGATTAAGCTGGATCTTGCTAAGGCTGCGGAGAAGCTAAACCATCGGCATTTTCCGAAGACTAGAGTGCTGAACTACTCTGGTAGTGGCATTGAGACAACCTTTACTCAGGGAGAGGATGCGTGCCTAGGTTCGATGGTCCCGGTATTACCTAGCAAAGAAACCGACGAGCCAGCGCTGATGGTAGTCGGTAGCTTAGCTGATGTCGTAGAAGATCAGTTTCAGAGATTGTTCAACCAGATGGGTATTGGTCCTGTCTCTTTCTTTCCGCCGCGCCGCGCCGCAGACTTGCCCAGTGTTGGCAAAGGAACGAAGCTATTAGTCGCTCAGCCATTTTTGAGTGAGACTGTACGGCTTTTAATCGCTCGCGGCGCAAAGCTGCTACCTTCACCCTATCCGTTTGGCATCGAAGGAACGACAGCTTGGCTGAAGACAGCGGCAGAAGCCTGGGAGGTGGATAGTGAGAAGTTTGAAGCAGTGATCGCGCCTGCAGTCGCTAGAGCTAATACCGGTTTAGAGCGCTATCGCCAAGAATTAAGCGGACGCAAGGCTTTCCTCTTTCCCGACTCTCAGCTAGAAATTCCGCTTGCTCGCTTCCTTTCTCGTGAATGTGGCATGGAGCTAGTAGAGGTAGGTACACCCTACATTGACCGTCTCCTGATGGATCATGAGATTGCTCTTTTACCCCAGGGTACGGCGCTTTCCGAAGGACAGGACGTAGAAAAGCAGTTAGATCGCTGTCGGAGTGCCCGCCCAGATATCACAGTCTGTGGTTTGGGCCTAGCTAATCCGCTAGAAGCCGAGGGGATGGCGACGAAGTGGTCAATTGAGCTGGTGTTCTCACCGCTACATGGCTATGACCAAGCGGCAGATCTAGCGGAATTGTTTACGCGATCGCTAGAAAGACGGAAGCGACTGACGGTTTGA